In the Halodesulfovibrio sp. genome, one interval contains:
- the asnB gene encoding asparagine synthase (glutamine-hydrolyzing), producing MCGIFGYYDFGKKTMAPDKLAQMGAEIRHRGPDGYGCYHDDSAAVGLGNQRLAILDIDNGQQPFFSDDESIIVVQNGEIFNHVELAEELTADGYPCKTTCDTEVILRLYERDGIDGVSKLNGMFAIAVYDKRIDALFLIRDRIGEKPLYFSNEEGRVIFASEIKSILPSCGKRKVDFQALNQFLAFNYVPPPLTMFEGIQHVLPGHWLKITRQGIEESCWWDLSQVTSEKHSEEEWIARFNDVLDDAVRIRLRSDVPFGAFLSGGVDSSTVVGIMSRHLESPVKSFCIGFDDPKYDESPYAQDAADRFETEHVMQKVEPNLIGLWPMATRHCDQPHGDVSFLPTYKVASLAAEQVKMVLTGDGADELFAGYDKYRHFFTSQTDALLDEQFQKDYLDNISLFTKEARLQLFSEKLKNELGEVDVFDVVEPLFEKAVDMDRINQALYIDMMLLLPGNNLVKPDRMGMAVSLENRAPFLDYRMMELAFAMPGNLKLNDGVTKFIYKKAVTPLIGEELAYRKKQMFTVPIGEWFKTDLADMCNDLLCSDQTTSRGLFDYDYVATMLEDHCNGTANYTREIRALMAFEIWLREFSDYLFTEEEA from the coding sequence CGGACGGGTATGGTTGCTATCATGACGATTCCGCAGCTGTTGGGCTTGGAAACCAGCGTTTAGCGATTCTTGATATCGATAATGGGCAGCAGCCCTTTTTTTCTGATGATGAGTCTATCATCGTGGTTCAGAACGGCGAAATTTTTAACCATGTAGAACTGGCAGAAGAACTGACAGCAGACGGCTACCCCTGTAAAACTACGTGTGATACAGAAGTCATTTTACGACTGTATGAGCGTGACGGAATAGATGGCGTTTCAAAACTGAACGGAATGTTTGCTATTGCCGTGTATGACAAACGTATTGATGCGTTGTTTCTGATTCGTGATCGAATCGGTGAAAAACCTCTTTACTTCTCCAATGAGGAGGGAAGGGTTATTTTTGCATCAGAAATCAAATCTATTTTACCATCATGCGGTAAGAGAAAAGTAGATTTTCAGGCTCTGAACCAGTTTTTAGCTTTTAACTACGTCCCGCCACCGTTAACAATGTTTGAGGGCATTCAGCATGTTTTACCGGGACATTGGTTGAAGATTACACGTCAGGGCATAGAAGAGTCTTGCTGGTGGGATCTTTCGCAGGTGACTTCTGAAAAACACAGCGAAGAAGAATGGATAGCGCGTTTTAATGATGTTTTGGATGACGCTGTCCGTATACGCTTGCGTTCTGATGTCCCGTTTGGTGCGTTTTTATCTGGCGGGGTAGATTCCAGTACTGTTGTAGGCATTATGAGCCGCCATCTTGAATCACCGGTGAAATCCTTCTGCATCGGTTTTGACGACCCTAAATATGATGAATCTCCCTATGCTCAGGATGCTGCTGACCGTTTTGAGACAGAGCACGTAATGCAAAAGGTTGAGCCGAACCTTATCGGGCTTTGGCCCATGGCTACCCGACACTGTGACCAGCCGCATGGTGATGTTTCTTTCCTGCCCACTTACAAAGTTGCCAGTTTGGCGGCAGAGCAGGTGAAGATGGTGCTTACTGGTGACGGTGCAGACGAGCTGTTTGCTGGCTACGATAAATATCGTCATTTTTTTACATCGCAGACAGATGCGCTGCTGGATGAACAGTTCCAGAAGGACTATCTGGATAACATTTCCTTATTTACAAAAGAAGCACGTCTTCAGCTGTTCTCTGAAAAGTTGAAAAACGAACTTGGTGAAGTGGATGTTTTTGATGTGGTTGAACCGCTGTTCGAAAAAGCCGTTGATATGGATCGCATTAATCAGGCGCTATATATCGATATGATGCTGTTGCTGCCGGGGAATAACCTTGTCAAGCCGGACCGTATGGGCATGGCTGTTTCATTGGAAAACCGTGCTCCATTTTTGGATTATCGTATGATGGAGCTTGCATTCGCCATGCCGGGGAATTTGAAACTGAACGATGGTGTAACTAAGTTTATCTATAAAAAAGCTGTTACTCCTTTAATCGGTGAAGAACTTGCGTATAGAAAAAAGCAGATGTTTACCGTGCCGATAGGTGAATGGTTTAAGACTGATCTTGCTGATATGTGTAATGATTTGCTGTGTTCTGACCAGACAACAAGCCGTGGTTTGTTTGATTACGATTACGTTGCAACAATGCTGGAAGATCACTGCAATGGTACTGCAAACTATACCCGCGAAATCCGTGCGTTAATGGCTTTTGAAATATGGCTTCGTGAATTTAGCGACTATCTTTTCACTGAAGAAGAGGCATAA